A single window of Halococcus saccharolyticus DSM 5350 DNA harbors:
- a CDS encoding DUF2298 domain-containing protein: MEYGLVALWFAGYALLALAGLPIAALLFERFPDRGATFALPISLAVLTLVAYWVGHLTFGWIAVAAAVAVLLVASGLALRAGGSIHLRAYLAAMAVFGIAFAFMLAIRAVDPAVHPGGGEKFLDFGLIQTVLRADRLPPEDFWFAGERLRYYYGGFVMTALLSMLTDTPARYAYNLALAGFFASLVTAAYGLAGAIASSHGRSHRLAGAFAVFFVGIGGNLATPGRMVLGVLPDDLAAQYGRVFFAGVRGVPYEEALATLTAPKSFSYWYGRYVIDGTLNVFPLWSFLNGDLSAFMIAMTFLLVAVALSFAYYRTPEADRTRRRALVFVAFPPAVGLCALISTWSVPSAVGVLWLSLALGDARPATLLPDAIARRLPAPPDVTAGLARLRYEVSRTVVATVLACAGGLAGAVLASPFLLFHRPEVRGVRFLPPRSGLGELFLVHGAFLTLFALYLVARRPPWLRARLARASPRALAVVGVAGVVVLAVLGLVVDLAAVALAGPFVVVGWVVCRTRADSLWGSTDTTVDGERPPERRRSSDAAATLFGAGAPVGYETVLIVAGAGLVLAVEFAYVSAGSITQNVRWKTVFKVYLQIWVLWGTAAGVALAWLLAATRDAIGRALAGRSTPRTALAAGLSVIAVTALVVPATGTFAGLALSAHFDDPPAESAGLDPTLDGTRFVEQSRPAQAESIAWLDNRSGQPNIVTEPGTQMYTWTSAPATLTGVPTVIGWRHQRGYRGAAAFEERVAAVNTIYTEPWSAGAPVLDRYDVRYIYVGPPERDRYGDVQNYARQPNVSVAFENQAVTIYAVDPDLVCESGDTDCGPE; the protein is encoded by the coding sequence ATGGAGTACGGTCTCGTCGCGCTGTGGTTCGCGGGCTACGCCCTCCTCGCGCTCGCCGGGCTCCCGATCGCCGCTCTCCTCTTCGAGCGCTTTCCCGATCGTGGCGCGACGTTCGCGCTCCCGATCTCGCTCGCGGTGCTGACGCTGGTCGCCTACTGGGTCGGCCACCTCACCTTCGGGTGGATCGCGGTCGCGGCCGCCGTTGCGGTCCTGCTCGTTGCGTCGGGCCTCGCTCTCCGTGCCGGCGGATCGATCCACCTCCGAGCGTACCTCGCTGCGATGGCGGTGTTCGGGATCGCGTTCGCGTTCATGCTCGCGATCCGGGCGGTCGATCCGGCGGTACATCCGGGCGGCGGCGAGAAGTTCCTCGATTTCGGCCTGATCCAGACGGTGCTGCGCGCGGATCGCCTCCCGCCGGAGGACTTCTGGTTCGCGGGCGAGCGCCTCCGGTACTACTACGGTGGATTCGTGATGACCGCGCTGCTCTCGATGCTCACGGATACCCCCGCACGCTACGCGTACAACCTCGCGCTCGCGGGGTTCTTCGCGTCGCTCGTGACTGCGGCCTACGGACTCGCAGGCGCGATTGCGTCCTCTCACGGCCGCTCGCACCGCCTCGCGGGTGCGTTCGCGGTCTTCTTCGTCGGGATCGGCGGCAACCTCGCGACGCCGGGCCGAATGGTCCTCGGGGTTCTCCCCGACGATCTCGCCGCACAGTACGGCCGTGTCTTCTTCGCGGGCGTCCGCGGCGTTCCCTACGAAGAGGCGCTCGCGACCCTCACTGCGCCGAAGAGCTTCTCGTACTGGTACGGCCGGTACGTGATCGACGGGACACTCAACGTCTTCCCGCTCTGGTCGTTCCTCAACGGCGATCTGAGCGCGTTCATGATCGCCATGACCTTTCTGCTCGTGGCGGTGGCGCTCTCCTTTGCGTACTACCGGACACCCGAGGCTGACCGCACGCGCCGGCGTGCGCTCGTCTTCGTCGCGTTCCCGCCCGCGGTGGGTCTGTGCGCGCTGATCAGCACGTGGAGCGTGCCGAGCGCGGTCGGCGTGCTCTGGCTCTCGCTCGCCCTCGGCGACGCCCGCCCGGCGACCCTGCTTCCCGACGCGATCGCTCGTCGTCTTCCCGCCCCGCCGGACGTCACGGCCGGTCTCGCTCGACTCCGATACGAGGTTTCGCGAACGGTCGTCGCGACCGTGCTCGCGTGCGCCGGGGGCCTCGCGGGTGCGGTACTCGCGTCGCCATTTCTCCTCTTTCACAGGCCCGAAGTCCGCGGGGTCAGGTTCCTCCCGCCACGCAGCGGCCTCGGTGAACTGTTTCTCGTCCACGGAGCCTTTCTCACGCTCTTCGCGCTCTACCTCGTCGCCCGCCGGCCGCCGTGGCTGCGCGCCCGACTCGCGCGCGCATCGCCGAGAGCGCTCGCTGTCGTGGGCGTCGCAGGCGTCGTGGTGCTCGCCGTGCTCGGGCTAGTCGTCGACCTCGCGGCAGTCGCGCTCGCCGGCCCGTTCGTCGTCGTCGGCTGGGTGGTGTGTCGCACACGCGCTGATTCCTTGTGGGGATCGACGGATACAACGGTGGACGGGGAACGTCCTCCTGAGCGTCGCCGTTCGTCCGATGCGGCGGCCACGCTGTTCGGTGCCGGAGCGCCCGTCGGCTACGAGACGGTGCTGATCGTCGCGGGTGCGGGCCTCGTCCTCGCGGTGGAGTTCGCGTACGTGAGTGCGGGCTCGATCACGCAGAACGTGCGCTGGAAGACCGTGTTCAAAGTCTACCTCCAGATTTGGGTGCTCTGGGGCACCGCCGCTGGCGTCGCGCTCGCGTGGCTGCTCGCGGCCACCCGCGACGCGATCGGTCGCGCACTCGCCGGTCGATCCACTCCACGTACTGCGCTCGCCGCCGGCCTCTCCGTCATCGCCGTCACGGCGCTCGTGGTGCCGGCCACCGGCACGTTCGCCGGCCTCGCGCTCTCGGCACATTTCGACGATCCGCCCGCAGAGTCCGCTGGCCTCGATCCGACCCTCGACGGAACGCGATTCGTCGAACAATCCCGACCGGCTCAGGCCGAATCGATCGCGTGGCTCGACAACCGCTCGGGCCAGCCGAACATCGTCACCGAACCGGGCACCCAGATGTACACGTGGACGAGCGCGCCAGCGACCCTCACCGGCGTGCCGACCGTGATCGGGTGGCGACACCAGCGCGGCTACCGCGGCGCGGCGGCGTTCGAGGAGCGCGTCGCGGCCGTGAACACGATCTACACCGAACCCTGGTCGGCGGGCGCGCCGGTGCTCGACAGGTACGACGTGCGTTACATCTACGTCGGCCCACCCGAACGCGACCGCTACGGCGACGTCCAGAACTACGCGCGTCAGCCGAACGTCTCGGTCGCGTTCGAGAACCAGGCCGTGACGATCTACGCGGTCGACCCCGATCTCGTCTGCGAATCCGGTGACACGGACTGCGGCCCCGAGTGA
- the glmS gene encoding glutamine--fructose-6-phosphate transaminase (isomerizing): protein MCGIVGCVGRPNETLDVLMHGLSKLEYRGYDSAGVALANGTVDIEKREGELENLEAALEGIDLGGPVGIGHTRWSTHGPPSDRNSHPHADCEGQVAVIHNGIIENFQTIKDELVAAGHEFVSDTDTEVVPHLIESALADGASPENAFRAAMERIEGSYAIAAVFAGGDAVYCARADSPLVLGVGDDATYLASDVPAFREFTDRVIYLDDGEVARINAEGWSVTTLAGEPVDKSVHTVEWDAEETGKSGYDHFMLKEIHEQPRALRQCLRGRVDELGGTVELDELDEPPRPTAVQFVACGTSYHAALYGAQLFQDAGIPAQAFLASEYVTSPPPAGEALVVGVTQSGETADTLSALREAKGRGARTLALTNVVGSTVSRECDHVIYIRAGPEIGVAASKTFASQLAALNLFALATANGGDRDALGALRDLPSEVQAVIDDSTAAAVAEEYLDAEGYFFIGRGLNYPVALEGALKLKEITYRHAEGFAAGELKHGPLALVTENTPVIAIATGDDELARKTVGNVKEVEARNAPVIAVTDGQSDIERYADHVLPIPETHPRTAAVLANVQLQLFAYHTAARLGRSIDKPRNLAKSVTVE from the coding sequence ATGTGTGGGATCGTCGGCTGCGTCGGCCGTCCCAACGAAACGCTCGACGTGCTGATGCACGGCCTCTCGAAGCTCGAATACCGAGGGTACGATTCGGCGGGCGTCGCACTCGCCAATGGGACTGTGGACATCGAGAAACGCGAGGGAGAACTTGAGAACCTCGAAGCGGCGCTCGAAGGCATTGATCTGGGTGGGCCAGTCGGAATCGGTCACACCCGGTGGTCGACCCACGGCCCGCCGAGCGACCGCAACTCCCACCCTCACGCCGACTGCGAGGGACAGGTCGCGGTCATCCACAACGGGATCATCGAGAACTTCCAGACGATCAAGGACGAGCTGGTCGCGGCGGGCCACGAGTTCGTGAGCGACACCGATACCGAGGTCGTCCCCCACCTGATCGAGTCGGCGCTCGCCGACGGGGCCAGCCCTGAAAACGCGTTCCGTGCGGCGATGGAGCGGATCGAGGGGAGCTACGCGATCGCCGCGGTGTTTGCCGGCGGCGACGCGGTCTACTGTGCCCGAGCGGACTCGCCGCTCGTGCTCGGCGTCGGCGACGACGCGACTTACCTCGCGAGCGACGTTCCGGCGTTCCGGGAGTTCACCGACCGCGTAATCTATCTCGACGACGGCGAAGTCGCCCGGATCAACGCTGAGGGCTGGTCGGTGACGACGCTCGCTGGCGAGCCGGTCGACAAGTCAGTTCACACCGTCGAGTGGGACGCCGAGGAGACGGGCAAGAGCGGCTACGACCACTTCATGCTGAAGGAGATCCACGAGCAGCCACGGGCGCTCCGGCAGTGTCTTCGGGGCCGGGTCGACGAGCTCGGCGGCACCGTCGAACTCGACGAACTCGACGAGCCGCCCCGTCCCACCGCGGTCCAGTTCGTCGCGTGTGGCACTTCCTATCACGCTGCGCTCTATGGCGCGCAACTGTTCCAAGACGCCGGGATCCCTGCCCAGGCGTTCCTCGCGAGCGAGTACGTCACCTCGCCGCCGCCGGCGGGCGAGGCGCTCGTGGTCGGGGTGACTCAGAGCGGCGAGACCGCCGACACCCTGAGCGCGCTCCGGGAAGCGAAAGGCCGTGGCGCGCGCACGCTCGCGCTGACCAACGTGGTGGGGTCGACGGTCTCGCGGGAGTGCGATCACGTCATCTATATCCGGGCCGGCCCGGAGATCGGGGTCGCGGCCTCGAAGACGTTCGCCAGCCAGTTGGCGGCGCTCAACCTGTTCGCGCTCGCCACCGCGAACGGCGGCGATCGGGACGCGCTCGGCGCACTCCGGGATCTCCCGAGCGAGGTGCAAGCCGTGATCGACGATTCGACCGCGGCCGCCGTCGCGGAGGAGTATCTCGACGCGGAGGGCTACTTCTTCATCGGTCGGGGGCTGAACTATCCGGTGGCGCTCGAAGGCGCGCTCAAGCTGAAGGAGATCACCTACCGCCACGCAGAAGGGTTCGCGGCGGGCGAGCTCAAACACGGCCCGCTCGCGCTGGTCACGGAGAACACCCCTGTAATCGCGATCGCGACCGGCGACGACGAACTCGCGCGGAAGACGGTGGGCAACGTCAAGGAGGTCGAGGCTCGGAACGCGCCAGTGATCGCAGTGACCGACGGGCAGTCCGACATCGAACGCTACGCCGATCACGTCCTCCCGATCCCCGAGACCCACCCCCGGACCGCCGCGGTGCTCGCCAACGTCCAGCTTCAACTGTTCGCCTACCACACCGCCGCCCGCCTCGGTCGGTCGATCGACAAACCCCGGAACCTCGCGAAGAGCGTTACTGTCGAGTAG
- a CDS encoding lipopolysaccharide biosynthesis protein, translating into MSLQSVVQRLRRALRPGGSLAERAVTGGVWVALTNVVDRALQLGMVLLVAGLIGPDSYGVMALALVVMSGLTKLSRLGIDAALIQREEADVDAYLDTAWVMQNARSLLIAAVLFASAPIVASPLVFDEPQLTGVLRVLALSPVLSGLQNPALLYLKKDLRFDKQFVYTLSGTVLYVTVAVSYAFATRSVWALVFGLVASDAARLVVSYLIVDYRPWPRFDLDHARELFGYGKWIFASGVVLFLIMEGDDAFVGWYLGTAVVGLYQLAYRVSNAPATEVTQTISSVVFPTYAKLQSEDQRLRDGFYKTVQLTTFVSFPVAVGIAAIAPTFVDAFLTEEWGPMVPMIQLLAAWGLLRSLGATTGPLFQAVGRPDFATKIQFGKLVLIAAFIYPATAAYGAVGTALVIVGNSLLFSEPVSSYLAVRVVEGSYVELLRLLAYPALASAVMGGAVLGLRESLVVGSAVLELVVLVVAGVAVYTALVLGLERYSGYDSVSLCRRMVETVIA; encoded by the coding sequence GTGTCTCTCCAAAGTGTCGTGCAGCGCCTCCGGCGCGCACTCCGGCCGGGCGGCAGTCTCGCCGAACGCGCTGTCACGGGCGGTGTCTGGGTCGCGCTCACGAACGTCGTCGACCGCGCGCTCCAGCTCGGGATGGTGCTGCTCGTCGCGGGGCTCATCGGTCCCGATTCTTACGGCGTGATGGCGCTCGCGCTGGTGGTGATGAGCGGGCTGACCAAACTCTCACGCCTCGGGATCGACGCCGCGCTGATTCAGCGTGAGGAAGCGGATGTCGACGCGTATCTCGACACGGCGTGGGTGATGCAGAACGCTCGAAGCCTCCTCATCGCGGCTGTCCTGTTCGCGAGCGCGCCGATCGTGGCGTCCCCGCTCGTCTTCGACGAGCCACAACTCACGGGCGTCCTCCGAGTGCTCGCGCTCTCGCCGGTGCTCTCTGGGCTCCAGAACCCTGCGCTGCTCTACCTGAAGAAAGACCTCCGGTTCGACAAGCAGTTCGTCTACACTCTCTCGGGCACAGTGCTGTACGTCACGGTGGCGGTGAGCTACGCGTTCGCCACCCGGTCGGTGTGGGCGCTCGTGTTCGGACTGGTCGCGAGCGACGCCGCGCGGCTCGTCGTCTCGTATCTGATCGTCGACTATCGGCCGTGGCCCCGGTTCGACCTCGATCACGCGCGCGAACTGTTCGGCTACGGCAAGTGGATCTTCGCCTCGGGCGTCGTTTTGTTTCTCATCATGGAGGGTGACGACGCCTTCGTGGGGTGGTATCTCGGGACGGCGGTCGTCGGTCTCTACCAGCTCGCCTACCGAGTCTCGAACGCGCCCGCGACCGAAGTGACCCAGACGATTTCGAGTGTGGTCTTTCCGACCTACGCGAAACTCCAGAGCGAGGACCAGCGCCTCCGTGATGGGTTCTATAAAACTGTGCAGCTCACCACGTTCGTCTCCTTTCCTGTCGCAGTGGGGATCGCCGCGATCGCGCCGACGTTCGTCGACGCCTTCCTCACCGAGGAGTGGGGACCGATGGTGCCGATGATCCAGCTGCTTGCAGCCTGGGGACTCCTCCGTTCGCTCGGCGCGACCACCGGCCCGCTGTTCCAGGCCGTGGGCCGGCCCGACTTCGCCACCAAGATCCAGTTCGGCAAGCTCGTCCTGATCGCGGCGTTCATCTATCCCGCAACCGCGGCGTACGGCGCGGTCGGGACCGCACTCGTGATCGTCGGCAACTCGCTGCTCTTCTCCGAGCCGGTGTCGTCGTACCTCGCGGTCCGGGTGGTCGAGGGCAGCTACGTCGAACTTCTCCGGTTGCTCGCGTACCCTGCGCTCGCGAGCGCCGTCATGGGCGGCGCGGTCCTCGGCCTTCGGGAATCGCTCGTCGTCGGATCGGCCGTGCTCGAACTCGTCGTCTTGGTCGTCGCGGGCGTCGCGGTCTACACCGCGCTCGTGCTCGGTCTCGAACGCTACTCGGGCTACGACAGCGTCAGCCTCTGTCGTCGGATGGTCGAAACCGTCATCGCCTGA
- a CDS encoding VOC family protein, producing the protein MIQWRRIDHVQVTIPPDSIDAAREFYGDVLGLTPIEQPDSFGDTDTTWYRAGDVEIHLGVEDTDERSRRHPAFEVGNVAAARERLEAHGVETVDEPPIPGRDRFTFRDPFGNRIELLERA; encoded by the coding sequence ATGATTCAGTGGCGACGGATCGACCACGTCCAGGTTACGATTCCACCGGACTCGATCGACGCAGCCCGCGAGTTCTACGGTGACGTGCTCGGGTTGACGCCGATCGAGCAACCCGACTCGTTCGGCGACACCGATACCACATGGTATCGCGCGGGCGACGTCGAGATCCATCTCGGCGTCGAGGATACCGACGAGCGATCCCGGCGACATCCTGCGTTCGAGGTAGGGAATGTCGCCGCCGCGCGTGAACGGCTCGAAGCCCACGGCGTCGAGACGGTCGACGAACCGCCGATCCCCGGCCGCGATCGATTCACGTTTCGCGATCCGTTCGGTAACCGGATCGAACTCCTCGAACGGGCCTGA
- the rnhB gene encoding ribonuclease HII, giving the protein MERSFGVDEAGRGPVLGSLFVACVRADPAALPAGIDDSKRLSPARRETIAGELRDDDRISIATREVTPSEIDAPDTDLNALTIAAAGAAIDGVVSVGADAEAAADRMAGVIDACDTDAERFGRRVREATTADVAITAEHGADEEYDLVGAASVVAKVARDAHIADLADEHGSVGSGYPSDPTTRDFLARYVHEHGDLPPFARRSWKTSREALAAAEQSALAEF; this is encoded by the coding sequence ATGGAGCGTTCGTTCGGCGTCGACGAGGCCGGTCGCGGGCCCGTGCTCGGCTCGCTGTTCGTGGCGTGTGTCCGCGCCGACCCCGCAGCGCTCCCTGCGGGCATCGACGACTCGAAGCGGCTCTCGCCCGCGCGCCGTGAGACCATCGCTGGCGAGCTCCGAGACGACGACCGAATCTCGATCGCGACTCGCGAGGTCACGCCGTCCGAAATCGACGCGCCCGACACCGACCTCAACGCGCTCACGATCGCAGCGGCCGGAGCCGCCATCGACGGCGTGGTGAGCGTCGGGGCTGACGCCGAAGCGGCAGCCGACCGGATGGCCGGCGTGATCGACGCCTGCGATACCGATGCGGAGCGATTCGGGCGGCGCGTCCGCGAAGCCACGACCGCCGACGTCGCGATCACGGCCGAACACGGCGCTGACGAGGAGTACGACCTCGTCGGTGCGGCGAGCGTCGTCGCCAAGGTCGCTCGCGACGCGCATATCGCCGATCTCGCCGACGAGCACGGTTCCGTAGGGAGTGGCTACCCGAGCGACCCGACCACCCGTGACTTTCTCGCCAGGTACGTCCACGAGCACGGCGACCTCCCGCCGTTCGCGCGCCGGTCGTGGAAGACGAGCCGCGAGGCGCTCGCCGCCGCCGAACAGTCGGCGCTCGCTGAGTTCTGA
- a CDS encoding tRNA pseudouridine(54/55) synthase Pus10 has translation MSILDDARAVIANGPVCDACLGRVFADRSFGLTNDERGHALRVASALDTDEPFESSEGPDACWVCEGECGRYDALAERAVDALDGIEFATYQVGTRVPPLIEENDRLLREDSGLPADTGESFKSALNREVGKRVGERTDTEVDFERPDVLALVNLERGDVDAQINPAFVYGRYRKLDRDIPQTEWPCRECGGGGTQLAADGGTEPCDYCGGSGYLYDESVEELTAPVVEDAMDGADAVFHGAGREDVDARMLGTGRPFVIEVKEPHQRAIDTADLEAAINDFADDTVEVEGLRRATHEMVERVKEHDAHKTYSMAVEFTDPVTESEFTDALAALDGATIDQHTPERVDHRRASRTRERTVYEIDGELEPDRTGDDEDGARHATVELRGEGGLYVKELVSGDDDRTEPSLAGLLGIDATVTALDVLAVEGEDEPFATAEYVIGADGDEPDADEHTNGGESDSRRNG, from the coding sequence ATGTCCATCCTCGACGACGCACGGGCCGTCATCGCCAACGGTCCCGTCTGCGATGCCTGTCTCGGTCGCGTCTTCGCCGATCGGAGTTTCGGTCTCACGAACGATGAGCGCGGCCACGCCCTCCGGGTCGCGAGCGCGCTCGATACTGACGAACCGTTCGAATCCTCGGAGGGGCCGGACGCGTGCTGGGTCTGTGAGGGCGAATGTGGCCGGTACGACGCGTTGGCCGAGCGCGCGGTCGACGCCCTCGACGGAATCGAGTTCGCGACCTACCAAGTCGGGACACGCGTTCCGCCACTGATCGAGGAGAACGATCGGCTGCTTCGCGAGGACAGTGGCTTGCCCGCCGACACGGGCGAGTCGTTCAAGTCCGCCCTCAATCGCGAGGTCGGCAAGCGGGTGGGTGAACGTACGGATACCGAGGTCGACTTCGAGCGTCCGGACGTGCTCGCGCTCGTCAACCTCGAACGTGGCGACGTGGACGCACAGATCAATCCCGCGTTCGTCTACGGTCGGTATCGCAAGCTCGACCGCGACATCCCCCAGACCGAGTGGCCCTGCCGTGAGTGCGGCGGCGGTGGCACCCAGCTCGCCGCCGATGGCGGCACCGAGCCCTGTGATTACTGTGGCGGCAGCGGGTACCTCTACGACGAGAGCGTCGAGGAGCTGACCGCACCCGTCGTCGAGGACGCGATGGACGGCGCGGATGCGGTGTTCCACGGCGCTGGCCGCGAGGACGTCGACGCGCGCATGCTCGGTACCGGTCGCCCGTTCGTGATCGAGGTCAAGGAGCCCCACCAACGCGCGATCGACACGGCCGATCTCGAAGCTGCAATCAACGACTTCGCCGACGATACGGTCGAAGTCGAGGGCCTCCGGCGCGCGACCCACGAGATGGTCGAGCGCGTGAAGGAACACGACGCCCACAAGACCTACTCGATGGCCGTTGAGTTCACCGATCCCGTCACCGAATCGGAGTTCACGGACGCGCTCGCCGCTCTCGACGGCGCGACGATCGATCAGCACACCCCAGAACGCGTCGACCACCGCCGGGCGAGTCGCACCCGCGAGCGCACGGTGTACGAGATCGACGGCGAGCTCGAACCCGACCGCACCGGCGACGACGAGGATGGCGCACGTCACGCAACGGTCGAACTCCGTGGCGAGGGTGGACTCTACGTCAAGGAACTCGTGAGCGGCGACGACGACCGGACGGAGCCAAGCCTCGCGGGGCTGCTCGGGATCGACGCCACCGTCACGGCGCTTGACGTCCTCGCGGTCGAGGGCGAGGACGAACCGTTCGCGACGGCCGAGTACGTGATCGGCGCGGACGGAGACGAACCCGACGCGGACGAGCACACGAACGGCGGCGAAAGCGACTCTCGGCGGAACGGTTAA
- a CDS encoding sugar phosphate nucleotidyltransferase, protein MSLRTAVVLAAGEGNRLRPLTHNRPKPMLPAANRPVLEYVFDALIDAGIEEIVVVIGYKRDRVQEHFGPTYDDIPLQYVAQEKQLGSGHALLEAQSVVDEPFLMVNGDRVIESGLVTDVIGEFEAHPDAAATLGVLEHRDARHYGAVALHEGRIEEIVEKPDSDDYRLINSGVYAFRTSIFESIEATERRDGELQLPDTLAGLIDAGEAVRGVQIDGLSPHATYPWDLLTVTREILARGRVDEPAREQGVWVDDSALVHDDATLQAPVVVGPDCEVGPGAVVGPDVALGRNVTVEANATVERSVLDTDTRIGPGSTILDCVTGQDVTLGAANTVPGGPADVRIDTQVYEEQPLGAVVADRVHAGGAVTLAPGTLVGPGARLHTGVRTSGRIEADAEVLG, encoded by the coding sequence ATGAGTCTCCGTACAGCCGTCGTCCTCGCGGCCGGCGAAGGAAACCGGCTGCGCCCTCTGACGCACAACCGCCCCAAACCGATGCTCCCCGCGGCGAACAGACCGGTGTTGGAGTACGTCTTCGACGCGCTGATCGACGCCGGGATCGAGGAGATCGTGGTCGTGATCGGGTACAAGCGTGACCGCGTCCAAGAACACTTCGGCCCGACGTACGACGACATCCCGCTCCAGTACGTCGCCCAGGAAAAACAGCTCGGCAGCGGCCACGCGCTGCTCGAAGCCCAGTCGGTCGTCGACGAGCCGTTTCTCATGGTCAACGGCGATCGGGTGATCGAGTCCGGGCTCGTCACGGACGTGATCGGGGAGTTCGAAGCCCATCCCGACGCCGCGGCGACACTTGGAGTGCTCGAACATCGCGACGCCCGCCACTACGGCGCGGTCGCGCTCCACGAGGGCCGGATCGAGGAGATCGTCGAGAAACCCGATTCGGACGATTACCGCCTGATCAACTCGGGCGTCTATGCGTTCCGGACTTCGATCTTCGAGTCGATCGAGGCGACCGAACGTCGGGACGGCGAACTCCAGTTGCCCGACACGCTCGCGGGGCTGATCGACGCGGGCGAGGCCGTCCGCGGCGTGCAGATCGACGGTCTCTCACCACACGCCACCTACCCGTGGGACCTGCTGACCGTGACCCGAGAGATCCTCGCACGCGGCCGGGTCGACGAACCCGCACGCGAGCAGGGCGTCTGGGTCGACGACAGCGCCTTGGTCCACGACGACGCGACGCTTCAGGCCCCGGTCGTGGTCGGGCCGGACTGTGAAGTCGGTCCGGGCGCGGTGGTGGGCCCGGACGTCGCGCTCGGACGCAACGTGACGGTGGAGGCGAACGCCACCGTCGAACGGAGCGTGCTCGATACCGACACCCGAATCGGTCCCGGAAGCACGATTCTGGACTGCGTGACGGGTCAGGACGTCACGCTCGGTGCGGCGAACACGGTCCCCGGCGGCCCGGCCGACGTGCGGATCGACACCCAGGTGTACGAAGAACAGCCGCTCGGCGCAGTGGTTGCCGACCGGGTTCACGCGGGTGGGGCAGTCACGCTCGCGCCAGGGACGCTCGTCGGTCCGGGCGCGCGGCTTCACACCGGAGTCCGTACGAGCGGTCGGATCGAGGCGGACGCGGAGGTGCTCGGCTGA